One Pararhizobium qamdonense genomic window carries:
- a CDS encoding sigma factor, with protein MIDYKESVELIRRMSWSIARKLHGAGATSLSHEDVEQELWIVWCRARDTFDPTLGVPFKAYLIEGVRRSKLGINRLVFKRIGEERAQRLDAPIGNDDESGATMLDLLQSDDPTPDARMDELTHYAWALSKLSKRSALFLKLLYEQPPELLDQMLCLKARAEYAKQIGAQNILISQITTAFVFRLMDADRPERTKILAELRKLSEKVQRIAA; from the coding sequence ATGATCGACTACAAGGAAAGCGTCGAGCTGATCCGGCGTATGTCCTGGTCAATCGCCAGAAAGCTTCATGGCGCCGGCGCAACATCGCTGAGCCATGAGGACGTCGAACAAGAGCTCTGGATCGTTTGGTGCCGCGCACGCGATACCTTCGATCCAACACTTGGCGTGCCCTTCAAGGCCTATCTCATTGAAGGCGTTCGTCGCTCAAAGCTTGGCATTAATCGCCTGGTGTTCAAGCGCATCGGCGAGGAGCGCGCTCAAAGGCTCGATGCGCCCATCGGTAATGACGACGAGAGCGGCGCAACGATGCTCGACCTGCTGCAGTCGGACGATCCTACGCCCGACGCGCGCATGGACGAGCTGACGCACTATGCCTGGGCGCTTTCCAAACTGAGCAAGCGATCCGCACTGTTCCTCAAGCTGCTCTACGAACAGCCGCCTGAGCTGCTGGATCAGATGCTTTGCCTGAAAGCGCGCGCCGAATACGCCAAGCAGATCGGCGCGCAGAACATTTTGATCAGCCAGATCACGACGGCGTTCGTGTTTCGCCTCATGGATGCTGATCGCCCGGAACGCACGAAGATCCTCGCAGAGCTGCGCAAGCTTTCCGAGAAGGTTCAAAGGATTGCTGCATGA
- a CDS encoding NUMOD4 domain-containing protein, with the protein MAEWRDIPGYEGYYRVSEEGHVKSCSRVIMRSTGAPQTVRERILRPAPGTDEYPSVSLSIDGKLQSRRVHLLVAEAFLGPAPANQEVRHRDGDRSNPRLDNLLHGTRVENMEDAREHGTLGIGERNGNSKLTDEQRDQIQSRVKAGGNQRLIAAEFGISQSRVSHIVHNWRSV; encoded by the coding sequence ATGGCTGAGTGGCGCGATATTCCAGGATACGAGGGTTACTATCGGGTTTCTGAAGAAGGGCATGTAAAGTCCTGCTCTCGCGTCATCATGCGTAGCACCGGCGCTCCGCAAACTGTTCGTGAGCGTATTCTCAGGCCGGCGCCGGGCACGGATGAATATCCGTCGGTATCTTTATCCATCGACGGAAAGCTGCAGAGCCGGAGAGTTCATCTTCTCGTGGCTGAAGCGTTTCTTGGGCCTGCACCCGCCAACCAAGAGGTTCGCCATCGTGACGGAGATCGGTCCAACCCGAGACTCGACAATCTGCTTCACGGAACGCGCGTCGAGAACATGGAGGACGCCCGTGAGCACGGCACTCTCGGTATTGGTGAGCGCAACGGAAACTCCAAACTCACCGATGAGCAACGCGATCAGATCCAAAGTCGTGTGAAGGCGGGTGGAAACCAGCGATTGATCGCCGCCGAGTTTGGAATCTCTCAGTCGCGCGTCAGTCATATCGTTCATAATTGGAGATCCGTATGA
- the repC gene encoding plasmid replication protein RepC, whose translation MQTEPNLGWRKLSPGQRVFEKQDIEADRAKLYKVKNLAARALRLSKGQISLLTSLISYFKEPVGGKLLVWPSNDSLEKATGYSERAVRGAIRDLISIGILSSKDSANGKRFAIRSKSQQIIDAYGFDLTPLLLRESEFKDSIKRIEAAEEIHKRQLDEITISRRTVQEVLRAFPELDPGIDVSALERRFDALMSVTPRRSLIRIPGPLLADWNALKLDAEHQYHSASAGNSCRHIEDNNDIPEQPCQNGKEELVRGETVSLGDLKAACPDALEYAGEIRTEGDLIGAAARLRGVFGTHRTAWEEACDDLGRPRAAVTFFLVLQMFDDDQRGRRTITNFGGLFRAYARRAAAGEVNLAQEIHALKRKRQH comes from the coding sequence ATGCAAACCGAACCTAATTTGGGCTGGCGAAAGCTTAGCCCAGGGCAACGTGTATTTGAAAAACAAGACATTGAGGCCGATCGCGCCAAGCTTTACAAGGTAAAGAATCTTGCTGCGCGGGCACTGAGATTGTCTAAAGGCCAAATATCGCTGCTGACTAGTCTAATTTCATACTTTAAAGAGCCGGTCGGAGGAAAGTTGCTCGTCTGGCCTTCGAACGATTCACTGGAAAAGGCGACCGGCTATAGTGAGCGGGCCGTGCGCGGCGCAATTCGAGACCTCATTTCTATTGGCATTTTGAGTTCAAAGGATTCAGCGAACGGCAAAAGGTTCGCCATTCGATCGAAAAGCCAGCAGATCATCGACGCCTATGGATTCGATCTGACACCCCTCTTGCTTCGTGAGAGCGAGTTCAAGGATTCGATCAAGCGCATCGAGGCAGCCGAGGAGATCCATAAACGCCAGCTTGACGAGATCACGATCAGCCGGCGCACTGTGCAGGAGGTCCTGCGTGCCTTTCCCGAGCTTGATCCTGGAATTGACGTCAGCGCCCTAGAACGTCGTTTCGATGCTTTGATGTCAGTCACACCACGCCGTTCACTTATTCGCATTCCTGGGCCGCTATTGGCCGACTGGAACGCCCTCAAGCTGGACGCAGAACACCAATATCATTCCGCCTCTGCAGGCAATTCCTGCCGCCACATTGAAGACAACAACGATATACCTGAGCAGCCTTGTCAAAACGGCAAAGAGGAATTGGTAAGGGGCGAAACCGTAAGCCTGGGTGATCTAAAGGCCGCCTGCCCTGACGCGCTTGAATATGCCGGGGAGATTCGAACGGAAGGTGATCTGATTGGGGCTGCCGCGAGACTGCGAGGCGTGTTCGGGACTCACCGGACGGCCTGGGAGGAAGCCTGCGATGATCTGGGGCGGCCGCGCGCAGCGGTGACGTTCTTCTTGGTCCTGCAAATGTTCGATGACGATCAGCGCGGCCGGCGCACCATAACCAACTTCGGCGGATTATTCCGTGCCTACGCTCGGCGCGCGGCTGCCGGCGAGGTTAATCTCGCGCAGGAAATCCACGCCTTGAAGCGAAAACGACAGCATTAA
- a CDS encoding cobaltochelatase CobT-related protein: MNNDIVILREAIKKIIPMLAGKGLIVTQMGTQAYVQPHPVTGLPHRVNIPLLPDNADPAFVVAIQGFIDHEVAHVLFTDFRYKAREKSKRLHNLHNIIEDTMIERLMGEDFPGSKRNIARLAEYFLKNVTDVAIKDAKSKQDEFSYLLVPLTRALAGHQVFQNWMDDHNYWEHELVNAFMDRFSQASKNKMPLLRTTEETYEIALEVEAILYPPPPPAPPQPEPQEEEQDDQSQGDGSDDEQEPSEGEDDKDHSDEEQSGDGEGKGEREHTQDNDKASGGEGESDEEEKEDDAGDGENEGSGEGEEKADEEDGNDAADDSDGSSDADSDEEGDAGAGDGEPDEKNGETDDADDQNGSGQSAENDDDGDAPENADASAGEDPAPDASDEDGNDDESSPQSGDQGEADQSEADADEDADDECPGEGSDDAAESDEADEGEEAGGKPDLSNVAIEDAGDENNDEDDKDSAEATEEENDLEVAGIGYDKEQNPFSEMTEEDLEEKDLSSALVKIIVKEAIQACRAADYTVFTREYDVIKPVDVPENFNSRHIVELEDQTRALTGVMQKDIERMMAAQSRVFNVAGQRSGKLNSAGLHRLTAGDPRVFSRREEIRAKDTAVALLSDCSGSMKGAPMATALSASYALAQVLERCNIPAECMGFTTAAMWGHGGVLSETQIQQFNDDIALERSKSGVNFSRLYPIYMPIFKEFNERINAEVKKRFAYQRKVQPHMGGNIDGESLEYAAMRLARRKEKRKVIIVLSDGFPAGADGDDEHLKYMVGKLTNLGFDLVGIGIKSNAVERFYDNSLVLNSVEELPKAVMGELKKILMK, encoded by the coding sequence ATGAACAACGACATTGTGATCCTGCGCGAAGCGATCAAAAAGATCATCCCGATGCTAGCTGGCAAAGGCCTGATCGTCACGCAAATGGGCACACAAGCGTATGTTCAGCCGCACCCCGTTACGGGTCTTCCGCATCGCGTAAACATTCCTCTGCTGCCTGATAACGCAGATCCGGCGTTCGTCGTCGCGATCCAGGGCTTTATCGACCATGAGGTCGCGCATGTGCTCTTCACCGACTTCCGCTACAAGGCGCGCGAGAAGTCCAAGCGCTTGCATAATCTCCACAACATCATTGAAGATACGATGATCGAGCGGCTGATGGGCGAAGATTTCCCCGGTTCCAAGCGCAACATCGCTCGCCTGGCCGAATACTTCCTCAAGAACGTCACCGACGTTGCAATCAAAGACGCCAAGTCGAAGCAAGACGAGTTCAGCTACCTGCTTGTTCCGCTGACGCGCGCCCTCGCCGGCCATCAGGTCTTTCAGAACTGGATGGACGATCACAATTACTGGGAGCATGAGCTCGTCAATGCGTTCATGGATCGCTTCAGCCAGGCGTCGAAAAACAAGATGCCGCTCCTGCGCACAACCGAAGAGACCTACGAGATCGCGCTCGAGGTCGAAGCCATTCTCTATCCGCCACCGCCGCCCGCCCCGCCGCAGCCAGAGCCGCAGGAAGAGGAGCAGGACGATCAGTCCCAGGGCGACGGTTCCGACGACGAGCAGGAACCTTCCGAAGGCGAAGACGACAAGGATCATTCTGACGAAGAACAGTCGGGTGACGGCGAAGGCAAAGGTGAGCGCGAACACACCCAAGACAACGACAAGGCGTCGGGCGGTGAAGGCGAGAGCGACGAAGAGGAGAAGGAAGACGATGCCGGCGACGGTGAAAACGAAGGTTCCGGCGAAGGCGAAGAAAAAGCCGACGAGGAAGATGGCAACGACGCTGCAGACGACAGCGATGGATCAAGCGATGCTGATTCGGATGAGGAAGGTGACGCCGGCGCAGGTGACGGCGAGCCCGACGAAAAGAACGGCGAGACTGACGATGCCGATGATCAGAATGGTTCCGGCCAGTCAGCCGAGAATGACGATGACGGAGACGCGCCAGAGAACGCTGATGCTTCTGCAGGTGAAGATCCTGCGCCGGACGCTTCTGACGAAGACGGCAACGATGATGAATCAAGTCCGCAAAGCGGCGATCAGGGCGAAGCCGATCAGTCCGAGGCTGATGCTGACGAAGACGCCGATGACGAATGCCCTGGCGAAGGTAGCGACGATGCTGCCGAGAGTGATGAAGCCGACGAAGGTGAAGAGGCGGGCGGAAAACCCGATCTGAGCAACGTCGCGATCGAGGACGCTGGCGACGAGAACAACGACGAAGACGATAAGGACAGCGCCGAAGCGACCGAGGAAGAAAACGACCTCGAGGTCGCTGGTATTGGCTACGACAAGGAGCAGAACCCCTTCTCCGAAATGACCGAAGAGGATCTCGAGGAAAAGGATCTCTCTTCGGCCTTGGTCAAGATCATCGTCAAGGAAGCGATCCAGGCGTGCCGTGCTGCCGACTATACGGTCTTCACTCGCGAATACGACGTTATCAAGCCGGTCGATGTTCCGGAGAACTTCAACAGCAGGCACATCGTCGAGCTGGAAGATCAGACCCGCGCGCTAACCGGCGTTATGCAGAAAGACATTGAGCGGATGATGGCCGCCCAGTCCCGCGTCTTCAATGTTGCCGGGCAGCGTTCCGGCAAGCTGAACAGCGCTGGCCTGCACCGGCTCACAGCGGGCGACCCGCGCGTGTTCTCGCGTCGTGAAGAGATCCGCGCCAAAGATACAGCCGTTGCGCTCCTGAGTGACTGCTCGGGCTCCATGAAGGGTGCGCCGATGGCAACTGCGTTGTCAGCGTCCTATGCCCTCGCCCAGGTTCTCGAGCGCTGCAATATCCCGGCTGAGTGCATGGGCTTTACGACCGCAGCGATGTGGGGTCACGGTGGCGTGCTGTCAGAGACGCAGATCCAGCAATTCAACGATGATATTGCCCTTGAGCGCAGTAAGTCCGGCGTCAACTTTAGCCGACTCTATCCGATCTACATGCCGATCTTCAAGGAGTTCAACGAGCGCATCAATGCCGAGGTGAAGAAGCGGTTTGCCTATCAGCGCAAGGTCCAGCCACACATGGGCGGCAACATCGACGGCGAGTCCCTCGAATACGCTGCGATGCGTCTTGCCAGGCGCAAGGAAAAACGCAAGGTCATCATCGTTCTCTCTGACGGCTTCCCCGCGGGCGCCGACGGTGACGATGAGCACCTGAAATACATGGTCGGCAAGCTGACAAACCTTGGCTTCGATCTAGTCGGCATCGGTATCAAGTCGAATGCGGTCGAGCGATTCTACGATAACAGCCTGGTTCTCAACTCGGTCGAGGAGCTGCCGAAGGCCGTGATGGGCGAACTCAAAAAAATCCTGATGAAATGA
- a CDS encoding AAA family ATPase, whose product MTTENDDMITCAIDGGKCHSIRIYLRENYPDWTVDKYKVEHPGQPLLSETGRRAALKAKAAQERKAAGSTALNANQPFAFAERSLAELFGLDPSTALSSTNNPIMLRCLSEHHIEAEAYISQADPEYVFDIDLVKTVCLGFELAMNTYLWGYHGTGKTTVLEQCAARTGRPFLRVQHTGNTEEAHILGQYVVRTVMVDVKEIGPEGQWHIVQRPQTVTEFQYGPLAMAMKYGMVYCADEYDFAMPSVIALYQPVLEGKPLVIKDAPIDQRVIHPHPDFRFVATGNTNGVGDETGLYQGTMIQNAASYSRFHITKEVKYMDPKQESLVLRSKAGLGKPDADKFVKVANAIRESFSKGEMSMTISPRELISASTLTIVFGNNPHLGFRLAFINRCSRIDQVTVEQVVQRYFA is encoded by the coding sequence ATGACGACTGAAAACGACGACATGATCACCTGCGCCATCGACGGCGGCAAATGTCACTCGATCCGCATCTACCTGCGCGAAAACTACCCCGATTGGACGGTCGATAAATACAAGGTCGAGCATCCAGGTCAGCCGCTCTTGTCTGAGACCGGCAGGCGCGCAGCCCTGAAGGCAAAAGCCGCGCAGGAGCGCAAGGCGGCAGGGTCAACCGCTCTCAACGCTAATCAGCCATTCGCCTTTGCAGAGCGCTCTCTCGCCGAGCTGTTCGGACTCGATCCATCGACCGCGCTCAGCTCGACCAACAACCCGATCATGCTGCGTTGCCTTTCCGAGCATCACATCGAGGCCGAGGCCTATATCTCCCAAGCCGACCCCGAATATGTCTTCGATATCGACCTCGTGAAAACTGTGTGCCTGGGCTTCGAGCTCGCCATGAACACCTACCTCTGGGGCTATCACGGCACAGGCAAGACGACTGTCCTCGAGCAGTGTGCCGCGCGCACCGGTCGCCCTTTCTTGCGCGTTCAGCACACCGGCAATACCGAAGAGGCGCATATTCTCGGACAGTATGTCGTAAGAACCGTCATGGTTGACGTCAAGGAAATCGGCCCCGAAGGTCAGTGGCACATCGTTCAGCGGCCGCAGACTGTCACCGAGTTCCAATACGGCCCGCTCGCAATGGCGATGAAATACGGCATGGTCTACTGCGCCGACGAATACGACTTCGCAATGCCTTCCGTGATCGCGCTCTACCAGCCGGTGCTCGAAGGTAAGCCGCTCGTCATCAAGGATGCGCCCATCGATCAGCGCGTCATTCATCCGCATCCTGACTTCCGTTTCGTTGCGACCGGCAACACCAACGGCGTCGGCGACGAGACTGGTCTCTATCAAGGCACGATGATCCAGAACGCTGCGTCCTACTCGCGCTTCCACATCACGAAGGAAGTCAAATACATGGATCCGAAGCAGGAAAGCCTGGTGCTGCGCTCGAAGGCCGGTCTTGGCAAGCCTGACGCTGACAAGTTCGTCAAGGTCGCGAACGCCATCCGCGAAAGCTTCTCGAAGGGCGAAATGTCGATGACGATCTCGCCGCGTGAGCTGATCAGCGCGTCCACGCTGACGATCGTGTTCGGAAACAACCCGCACCTGGGCTTCCGCCTCGCATTCATCAACCGCTGCTCACGCATCGACCAGGTTACTGTCGAGCAGGTCGTTCAGAGGTATTTCGCCTAA
- the dnaE gene encoding DNA polymerase III subunit alpha, whose product MHAILAARTDFSLGESILKAETLVDIAKTQGAKAIAITDTMSVTGMIDFTNRAKKAEVKPIIGVRLRLSEDPTWRPAKGQKKKHMPPEHFLTAYVLSETGLRTIYRLLSKANSGDTTDAAGAKVPGRYYYTAKIGYDDLWEELKVLGAGHLAFHLGDTHGVIMRADIDDIVTKLIDYVHPAYVFAPLIPVDTPYFGTLNKRSLELASKHTIPPLVVRPAYYEIDQADAHEVMTAIANGNKVTDGWHKSNYNRDFHVLSTPDLGAEVVKAAKHLSLRGVVGAGPMFKQGLANTDRLVDMVEYTWSKQPVSLPVMAPDEFAALVAEAKAGWKVRFSQESFGHKPTPQELVDVYKPRLMYELEVLKKLSFAGYFLLVQDVVLFAKTSGILVGPGRGSVGGSLVAYLLGITDCDPIRFGLLFERFINPERLDLPDADLDFMSTRRHEIVDYLIEKYGQKRVAGVSNFGTLAAASSIRDVGKAFQIPEKEYSISKLVPKKHGANVPLPECREEVAEIAEFASKYPAHWGIMERIEGTIRNMSQHAAGIVVGGVDIEERAVIERRKGDSNVVCWDKRIVEDQGLVKMDILGLSTLDLIALVTRYIFERHSKRINLMKVPLNDPAVLANFAKGLTTGVFQFESAGMRKLLRELGADGTITFDDITAATALYRPGPMESGMMDSYYRRKQGNETVDYDHPLMEDVLRETYGVIVYQEQVMKISQVIAGYSGAGADKLRKIMGKKLPEEMKKERQNFVDGCVKTIACTDEWAGALFDKIEGFAGYGFNKSHSVEYSLISWQSMWLKTHYPVEFFAAALSLMDEDKLPALLRDAGRFSIDVNMPDINISTERFEIVTDVRMVMPFQRIKGISSNATNAILEARKAVDPATGKPFGLFKNKDDFLNRVNKTKCNVKVQKNLDLVGAFSRIEPGQPGPNDPTRIRDQLELLPGLVTATVPVNRAMENDRATKDAIAQVIEDYKTELSEDGLMVQPNFGKNAEFMIITDAPNNPEEQEGMMSIGKASAPVIDALMSHELQRKHIYWTALLKRPKAGKLISPEEIRMYLPYLEREIDILKPPIIVLLGATVVRHFIPDFKGKASDAAGKIIYNKELDANLVIGFNPGEIYYAPEKQDLMEEVFASVVDLLD is encoded by the coding sequence TTGCACGCCATTCTCGCAGCCAGAACCGACTTTTCCCTCGGGGAAAGCATTCTGAAGGCCGAAACGCTGGTCGATATCGCCAAAACCCAGGGCGCTAAAGCCATCGCGATCACCGACACCATGTCCGTGACCGGAATGATCGACTTCACCAATCGCGCCAAGAAGGCCGAGGTTAAGCCAATCATCGGCGTGCGGCTGCGTCTGTCGGAAGATCCGACCTGGCGCCCGGCCAAGGGACAGAAGAAAAAGCACATGCCGCCCGAGCATTTTCTCACGGCCTACGTGCTGAGCGAGACCGGTCTGCGCACGATCTATCGCCTGCTGTCCAAGGCCAACTCCGGCGACACGACCGATGCCGCCGGCGCAAAGGTGCCAGGTCGCTACTATTACACGGCCAAGATCGGCTACGATGATTTGTGGGAAGAGCTGAAGGTGCTCGGCGCTGGTCATCTGGCATTTCACCTGGGCGACACCCACGGCGTCATCATGCGCGCCGACATCGACGATATCGTCACCAAGCTGATCGACTACGTGCATCCGGCCTATGTCTTTGCACCTCTGATCCCGGTCGATACGCCCTATTTCGGCACGCTCAACAAACGCTCCCTCGAGCTCGCCAGTAAGCATACGATCCCGCCCCTTGTCGTCAGGCCTGCATACTACGAAATCGATCAGGCAGACGCCCACGAAGTCATGACAGCGATTGCAAACGGCAACAAAGTGACTGACGGCTGGCACAAGTCGAATTACAATCGGGATTTCCACGTTCTCAGCACGCCCGATCTCGGCGCCGAAGTCGTCAAGGCTGCAAAGCATCTGTCATTGCGCGGCGTCGTCGGCGCTGGGCCGATGTTCAAGCAAGGGCTCGCCAATACCGATCGCCTCGTCGATATGGTCGAATACACCTGGTCGAAGCAGCCGGTCTCCTTGCCGGTGATGGCGCCGGATGAGTTCGCAGCACTGGTCGCCGAAGCCAAGGCAGGCTGGAAAGTCCGTTTCAGTCAGGAAAGCTTTGGTCACAAGCCAACGCCGCAAGAGCTGGTTGACGTCTACAAGCCGCGCCTGATGTATGAGCTGGAAGTCTTGAAGAAACTGTCCTTCGCTGGCTACTTCCTGCTTGTGCAGGACGTGGTGCTGTTTGCCAAGACCAGCGGTATTCTCGTCGGCCCTGGCCGCGGCTCCGTCGGGGGTTCGCTCGTCGCCTATTTGCTCGGTATCACAGACTGTGACCCGATCCGCTTCGGTCTGCTGTTTGAGCGCTTCATCAATCCGGAACGTCTCGACCTTCCTGACGCCGACCTCGACTTCATGTCCACACGCCGGCACGAGATTGTCGATTATCTCATCGAGAAATACGGGCAGAAGCGCGTCGCCGGCGTGTCGAACTTCGGCACGCTTGCTGCCGCGTCGTCAATCCGTGACGTCGGCAAGGCGTTCCAGATCCCGGAGAAGGAGTATTCCATCTCCAAGCTGGTGCCCAAGAAGCACGGCGCCAATGTGCCTCTGCCGGAATGCCGCGAGGAAGTCGCAGAGATTGCCGAGTTCGCCAGCAAGTATCCGGCGCACTGGGGCATCATGGAGCGCATTGAAGGAACGATCCGCAATATGAGCCAGCACGCAGCCGGCATCGTTGTTGGCGGGGTGGATATTGAGGAGCGTGCCGTCATCGAGCGCCGTAAGGGCGACAGCAACGTCGTGTGTTGGGACAAGCGCATCGTTGAGGATCAAGGCCTGGTCAAAATGGATATTTTGGGCTTGTCCACGCTCGATCTGATCGCGCTGGTCACGCGCTACATTTTCGAGCGCCATTCCAAGCGCATCAATCTCATGAAGGTGCCGCTTAACGACCCCGCAGTGCTTGCCAACTTTGCCAAAGGTCTGACGACCGGCGTCTTTCAGTTCGAGAGCGCTGGAATGCGCAAGCTGTTGCGAGAACTTGGCGCCGACGGCACCATCACCTTCGACGATATCACTGCGGCGACCGCTCTCTACCGTCCAGGCCCGATGGAATCCGGCATGATGGATAGCTACTACCGGCGCAAGCAGGGCAACGAGACGGTCGATTATGACCATCCGCTGATGGAAGACGTTCTGCGCGAGACCTACGGCGTCATCGTCTACCAGGAGCAGGTCATGAAGATCTCCCAGGTGATTGCAGGCTATTCCGGTGCCGGTGCCGATAAACTTCGCAAGATCATGGGTAAGAAATTGCCCGAGGAAATGAAAAAGGAGCGACAGAACTTTGTCGATGGCTGCGTCAAGACGATCGCCTGCACCGACGAATGGGCAGGCGCGCTGTTCGACAAGATCGAAGGCTTTGCCGGCTACGGCTTTAACAAGAGCCACTCGGTCGAATACTCGCTGATTTCCTGGCAGTCGATGTGGCTGAAGACGCACTATCCTGTCGAGTTCTTTGCCGCAGCACTCTCTCTGATGGACGAGGACAAGCTGCCAGCATTGTTGCGCGACGCCGGCCGGTTCAGCATCGACGTCAATATGCCCGATATCAATATCTCGACGGAACGGTTCGAAATCGTCACCGATGTTCGGATGGTCATGCCCTTCCAGCGCATCAAAGGCATCTCTTCGAATGCGACGAATGCGATCCTTGAAGCGCGCAAGGCGGTCGATCCCGCCACAGGCAAGCCGTTCGGTCTGTTTAAGAACAAGGATGACTTTCTCAACCGCGTCAATAAGACCAAGTGCAACGTCAAGGTTCAAAAGAACCTCGATCTTGTCGGCGCGTTCTCACGCATTGAGCCTGGGCAGCCTGGCCCGAACGATCCGACCCGTATTCGCGACCAGCTTGAGCTTCTGCCAGGTCTCGTGACGGCGACCGTTCCGGTCAACCGCGCAATGGAAAACGATCGTGCAACCAAGGATGCGATCGCCCAGGTGATCGAGGACTACAAGACGGAGCTGTCTGAAGATGGCCTCATGGTTCAACCGAATTTCGGCAAGAATGCCGAGTTCATGATCATCACGGACGCGCCCAACAATCCGGAAGAGCAGGAAGGCATGATGTCGATCGGCAAGGCGTCCGCGCCCGTCATCGACGCGCTCATGAGCCATGAGCTGCAGCGCAAGCATATCTACTGGACGGCGCTCTTGAAGCGACCAAAGGCCGGCAAGCTGATTTCCCCTGAGGAGATCCGCATGTATCTGCCCTACCTTGAGCGTGAAATCGACATTCTGAAGCCGCCTATCATCGTGCTGCTCGGCGCGACGGTGGTCCGGCACTTCATTCCGGACTTCAAGGGCAAGGCGTCTGATGCGGCCGGCAAGATCATCTATAACAAGGAGCTCGATGCAAACCTGGTGATCGGCTTCAATCCTGGCGAAATCTACTACGCCCCTGAAAAGCAAGATTTGATGGAAGAGGTGTTCGCCTCAGTCGTCGATCTCCTCGACTAA
- a CDS encoding WGR domain-containing protein codes for MSYPLDFAHYALEFSDGGRSNKHYNATLLIAPNGMSILVKRWGKIGSIGEMKVEKFAIQKKAESEFEKIVQSKLGKGYETRSHNMKQINAEGELRMAFGPAVWPKLPGSALEHVLPGFDTAGRKELGETRFDENGKFKGDPAPRVFSQAEIAAARAAERLAAQEEAQKTYAVNPNFGRF; via the coding sequence ATGAGCTACCCACTCGATTTCGCGCACTATGCGCTTGAATTTTCGGACGGCGGTCGTTCGAACAAGCACTACAACGCCACGCTGCTGATCGCGCCGAACGGCATGTCGATCCTGGTCAAGCGTTGGGGCAAGATCGGTTCGATCGGCGAAATGAAGGTCGAGAAGTTCGCGATCCAGAAGAAAGCCGAATCCGAGTTTGAAAAGATCGTCCAGTCCAAGTTGGGCAAGGGTTACGAGACCCGCAGTCATAATATGAAGCAGATCAACGCCGAGGGGGAGCTGCGCATGGCGTTCGGACCTGCTGTCTGGCCGAAACTCCCAGGCTCCGCGCTTGAACACGTTCTCCCAGGCTTCGACACTGCCGGCCGCAAGGAGCTTGGCGAGACCCGCTTCGACGAGAACGGCAAGTTCAAGGGCGATCCTGCGCCGCGCGTCTTCTCGCAAGCCGAGATCGCCGCTGCCCGTGCCGCTGAGAGGCTGGCCGCGCAGGAAGAGGCTCAAAAGACCTATGCCGTCAATCCGAACTTCGGGCGGTTTTGA
- a CDS encoding helix-turn-helix domain-containing protein codes for MSTTYVRPYADTKVVRFLDKYIDTKVNKSHREIAQAAGWSQSNMITMIKKGDAKLPLDRVPGLARAIGVDPMFLFRLALEQHMPDDKESARMLEFICTPNEVEILGAIREATNNGDPKISDAQRVAIAELLAS; via the coding sequence ATGTCAACTACATACGTTCGCCCCTACGCTGACACGAAGGTTGTGCGTTTTCTTGATAAGTATATCGACACGAAGGTCAACAAGTCTCACCGCGAAATCGCGCAGGCTGCTGGTTGGTCACAGTCGAACATGATCACGATGATCAAGAAGGGCGACGCCAAACTGCCTCTCGATCGCGTTCCAGGTCTTGCTCGTGCTATCGGCGTCGATCCGATGTTCCTCTTCCGGCTTGCGCTTGAGCAGCACATGCCGGACGACAAGGAATCGGCACGGATGCTCGAATTCATCTGCACGCCGAACGAGGTAGAAATCCTCGGCGCCATTCGCGAGGCGACCAACAATGGCGATCCGAAGATTTCCGATGCGCAGCGCGTTGCGATCGCGGAACTCCTCGCCTCGTAA